One window from the genome of Aliidongia dinghuensis encodes:
- a CDS encoding aldo/keto reductase family oxidoreductase: MTDISKSGSYRLGDRTVTRLGYGAMQLAGKGVFGPPKDHAGALAVLREALASGVNHIDTSDFYGPHVTNQIIREALHPYTDDLTIVTKVGAKRGADASWNPAFSAEELTAAVHDNLRNLGLDVLDVVNLRAMFDVHGPAEGSLEAPLTTLAELQRQGLIRHIGLSNVTRKQIADGRKITDIVCVQNQYNLAHREDEALVDELAAAGTAYVPFFPLGGFSPLQSNTLSDVASRLGVTPMQVALAWLLQRAPNILLIPGTSSIGHLRENLAAAELVLSAETVAVLDRIAGEEKAH, from the coding sequence ATGACCGATATCAGCAAGTCCGGCAGCTACAGGCTCGGCGACCGCACCGTAACGCGTCTCGGCTATGGCGCCATGCAGCTCGCCGGCAAGGGTGTGTTCGGCCCACCAAAGGACCATGCGGGGGCTCTCGCTGTGTTGCGCGAGGCGCTGGCGAGTGGCGTCAACCATATCGACACCAGCGATTTCTATGGCCCGCACGTGACCAACCAGATCATCCGCGAGGCGCTGCATCCCTACACCGACGATCTGACGATCGTGACCAAGGTCGGCGCCAAGCGTGGCGCGGACGCATCGTGGAACCCGGCTTTTTCGGCCGAAGAGCTGACCGCCGCCGTCCATGACAACCTGCGCAACCTGGGCCTCGACGTTCTGGATGTCGTCAATCTGCGCGCCATGTTCGATGTCCACGGGCCGGCCGAGGGCTCGCTCGAGGCGCCGCTGACCACGCTGGCCGAACTGCAGCGGCAAGGGTTGATCCGCCATATCGGTCTCAGCAATGTCACGCGCAAGCAGATCGCCGACGGCCGCAAGATCACCGACATCGTCTGCGTGCAGAACCAGTACAATCTGGCTCACCGCGAGGATGAAGCGTTGGTTGACGAGCTGGCCGCGGCCGGCACCGCCTATGTGCCGTTCTTCCCGCTCGGTGGCTTCTCGCCGCTGCAGTCGAACACGCTGTCGGACGTCGCCTCCCGGCTCGGCGTCACCCCGATGCAGGTGGCGCTGGCCTGGCTGCTGCAGCGCGCGCCGAACATCCTGCTGATCCCCGGCACGTCGTCGATCGGGCATCTCCGGGAAAACCTTGCCGCGGCCGAGCTCGTCCTATCCGCCGAGACCGTGGCCGTGCTCGACCGGATCGCCGGCGAGGAGAAGGCGCACTGA
- a CDS encoding GFA family protein, which translates to MITRRASCCCGQLTVDCTGEPIRVSMCHCLACQQRTGSAFGIQARFRREQLVIAGRAAEYVRIGDEGSHARFRFCPECGSTVYWDHAGGEEFVAVAVGAFADPGFPPPTVSVYDVRRHPWVSVPPSVVERWD; encoded by the coding sequence ATGATCACCCGACGCGCATCCTGCTGCTGCGGCCAGCTTACCGTCGACTGCACGGGCGAGCCGATCCGGGTTTCGATGTGCCATTGCCTCGCTTGCCAGCAACGGACCGGCAGCGCGTTCGGCATCCAGGCGCGGTTCCGGCGGGAGCAGCTGGTGATCGCCGGACGGGCGGCCGAATATGTCCGGATCGGCGACGAGGGTAGCCACGCGCGGTTCCGCTTCTGCCCGGAGTGCGGCTCGACCGTCTATTGGGACCACGCCGGAGGCGAAGAGTTCGTCGCGGTTGCGGTCGGCGCCTTCGCTGACCCCGGCTTTCCGCCACCGACCGTCTCGGTCTACGACGTGCGGCGCCATCCGTGGGTCAGCGTGCCGCCGTCGGTCGTCGAGCGCTGGGATTAG